The stretch of DNA TACCTGCATGGGTCACAAATGTCGGTgctaaaaccggcggatcttggatAGGGGTCCCGAGCTAGTGATCTTGGCACGATGGTAACAAAACAAATGGGGACACGATAGTTTatccaggttcggaccctctctaAGAGGTAAAACTCTATGTCCTGCTTGTTTTGTATTGATTATGGATGTGGTACAAAGTACAGgatgatctacctcaagatcgtatAAATAAGCTCTAGTCTAAAAATCTTGCCTCTACATACTAAAAGCCTCTGCTTATGTAGGCACCAGGGGGTTTCTAGGCTTACAACTATGATGACTACAACTAGGGATAAcatttttttttagaaaaggaggatgacccccgatctctgcatctgggcgatgcatacaaccactttattaattattctcacaagactttacaaagtaatacaacagtaagactaaagccgtcgtctaagcaacaaactgtcgctacacctatctagttgatgaaggggcgcagatagcctgggcctaataccaaacagacatcgcagccaaacctaacatctaagacctaaGGACCCATCCAGGATGCCTGCCGGGCATGGGTCTCGCCGGTCCGGCGTGCTCtcagaggccgccgccgccacctgccATCGCTCCATCTTCAGAACTGTACTGATGCATCAACCTTGCTCGGTCTAGCTATCGTCGACGCCACCACAGCGCCCAACGGTACCTCCTCCCTGCGCGCAAACAGCTGAGCACGTCGCGGTCGCCGCTGATACACCTCAGCACCATGCTGCCAAGTACCACCAGCCGACACAGCTTGAAGTCTTTGGAAGatctgtcgtgcgtagcacctgccgaccAGGCATGACTCAGCGTAGCACCTGTCGGCCAGGCATGACTTGACAGCTCCACCGAAGCTCCGTGCAAGATGAAGCCGCTCCACCTCCCGCCTCTGTCTTCCAGCGCTGCTCCACAAACGATGCTCCCAAAAGAGAGACGGCACCGTAGTACCACCATCGTTCGATCTGGAAGACcagatcctagggtttcccccgaagCAGCACGAGTGGGTTGACAACAGTTACATgacgatgccttcatcaaggtaacgacgcaaaacgccgccatcgcccgccAACGGCTCGGTTTTCACCGGCAACTATGTCTCCCCGACTCGTAGCCGGGACTAGCTGACGGATCTTTAGATCTGATCACCCAGCCGCAGGCCGATCACCTCTGACGGAAGAGATGACCACCGCCGCCGACTGCACCGGTCAGAACAGATCTGACGGAGGTGCCGCCTACGCGACCACCAGGCcctccacgccgccgccgccgatccaAAGGCAGATggcgcgccgccgccgtcgccgaccgcagtgccgccgccgcccgaacAGGGCTGGTCGCCGCGCCCACAACCCGCGCCGCCTCCGACGCCGCCGCGCCACAGCCATCACCGTTGCCTATCGGATCTGAGGCGCCTCCACATGATTCGGGGATCCGCACAACCCCAGATCCACGGGAGAGAGGTGATGTCTTCCGCCACCGTCGTCGGCCCCCGGGCTTAGACCGGCGGCGTCccccggcggcggcggagggtgGGGAGGAAGGAGTATGCGCCCCGGCGGCTGGGTAGGGAGCCGCCCGAGCCGCCCTAGCGGGGACGACGCGGGGGCTGGGACCTTGCGTGATGGTTATTGTGATCCTCAGTGCCTGAAGATGCAAGGCCTCTAGGGATAACATGCTGATCATTCAAAAACGCCTTGAAGTGTACGACAAGTCTTCGGAGGATTCCATCATACGCTGCGGGCCAGGGCATGTGTGGCCCATTCTTCGGTTGTCGGTGGGTCCTCGGCTCGGCCCAACAATGGCGGGCTGATGTGGTGTAGACCCACTAATCCAGGACACTGTCATCAGGTGCTTCAGATCTATGAGGAGTTCAACGGCAATAATTGCGGTTCCAGGGCGTTGGTCCTTAGAGGCACGTGCACGAAGACTTCCGGTTGTCCTCAGAAGGTCAAGCCAGCTCAGGTAGGGGAGCAACGACAGCGGCACATCACCTGCTCGTTCTGAAGGCAATAGTGGTTGTTGATGGTCTCGGAATCTCAATGTATTTTTTGTTATGTTTGAGATGTTTTGTATTTTTGATGATTCTTTTTTAATAAATCGGGTCCTTTTCTTTCCCGAAAAATGAAAACTTGGTCGATGACTGAGATATTTCTCTTCTACCATTCATGTGGCTTGCAACTGCAACCGCACAGATTTGTGGAAAGTGACACTTGCGAGAGCTGACAAGCTAGGTGGCAGAACTAGTTAAAGAGTGCCCACGTGGTTGTGAGTAGTGCATGCAACTGACTTCCGGTCTGTGGAAAATGCATAGAAGCTTGTAGATTTCCACAAGGAAGAGAAGAAAAGTCATGCCAACATAACATGTGAGACGCCGCGTCCGTCCCTCCCACCTCTATATAAACTCATCGGCGAAAGAGCAGTTCCCATCCCATCCAGCTTCAGCCAGCAGCAAGTCCAATACACACACCCACACAAACTAGCTAGCAGGTTGTGACTGATCACCGTGGTCGACGAGACGACGATGGCCGCACGCCTGATGCTGGTGGTGGCGCTGCtgtgcgcggcggcggcggcggccacggCGCAGCAGGCGACCAACGTGCGGGCGACGTACCACTACTACCGGCCGGCGCAGAACAACTGGGACCTGGGCGCGCCCGCGGTGAGCGCCTACTGCGCGACCTGGGACGCCAGCAAGCCGCTGTCGTGGCGGTCCAAGTACGGGTGGACGGCGTTCTGCGGCCCCGCCGGCGCCCACGGGCAGGCGTCCTGCGGCAAGTGCCTCCAGGTGACCAACCCGGCGACGGGGGCGCAGATCACGGCGAGGATCGTGGACCAGTGCGCCAACGGCGGGCTGGACCTGGACTGGGACACCGTCTTCACCAAGATCGACACCAACGGGATCGGGTACCAGCAGGGCCACCTCAACGTCAACTACCAGTTCGTCGACTGCCGCGACTAGATTACGTTCTCCGTCGATCGATCAAAGGGCTAGCTAGCTATGATAAGAATAAAAGGCTAGCTAAAAGTAAGCTGAGACTGATCCATGCTGTTAAATAAAAGCTAGCACGTGATGCTGCATTGTATACGTGTTACGTGTATACAGTACGTACATGGAACGAAATAAAGTGGAACAGACCAAACGGGTTATCTATTCATGTATGGATTGTATTGTACTACTACCAGTTTACTGAAGCTTCTCCAACAGCTCCCGTAAATAACTCCTGGTAAAACCATTTTTACGGGTTTCCGCAAAATTTAGTGGAAGTTGACGGTTGAGGTATTTTCTCGGTTCCTGTAAAACTTTCCCTAAAAATGGTTTTGGCAGTGGCGCGATGGCGATGGCATACTCCGGCGGCGGTGGCTGATAGCGGACAGCAGAGGTCGATGGTGGTGGGTTGGTGGGCGGCAGCGCGGCGGCCTCCGGTGGTGGTTAGCTAGCTGACGTGTAACTTTTATGAGACACCTCGTCTTCCTATTGATGGAGGGAAACTTTGAGAGAAATTATGAAACCTCGTAAAAATGTGCACGTTTACGGGATATATTTTGCCCTAGTTCTGCTATAAAGTGACTATGAGCAATGCTAGATGTACGGGAAGTTACAGGGAGCTTACAGGGCTGATGGGCTGTGATTGGCAGAGATTTAATTAGGAGGGCGGGTCCACCAGTGAAAATCAGGAGGGGCCAATTAGATGAggccactagtagaaaagggggcaatgGTCTAgaccgggtcagcccattagtcccggttcagtccagaaccggaaccaatgggggcattggacccggttcgtgagcccagggggccggccgggccacatgggccattggtcccagttcgtctggaccttttagtcccggttggtgggacgaaccgggaccaatgaggtgcctatatataccctcgcccgTGAGCAGAGCACTTcagtgctctgtttttttctggccggcgaggggaggggtttgtgtggtgctctagctcacctcctatgcacatgaggtgttcgatgaaatgccgagccacactagttaagctttctcctctcgaagctcgacctcaaagctccattttcctcgagatttgtctagatttagcggtccgtcacgccccacccctgtcttcaccgtcgtcgatcacccgcgccgatctcatcaccgacaccaccgtggtgagcctcttgttcttatcttctttctgaaaggaaaaatattcttacttgtatgtttagatagatacttgtatcattttcttacttttattattgcatcttatatagtgcgatggttttggtatccgcccccgtcggccctcgtcctgtctatgattcggatgtggtatatatattatctttataactattggttcatttattgtttatgaaaattatgcggaccaacgtgacatatattttatttatttaggatgtatgtgaatcggaaattccaaccgaccctattgtcgagaggttaaatttagttgaagaagaaaacaatttcttgaaggaaaaaataaaaaaaattgaggaggagaagatgatattggagttgcatgttgcggatgtcgtcgatgatcacaagataaagatggatgcaatgcgcttgaagattagaaagattagaaaatatgccattcataccgaggcttggtatcattatgccgttggatcaattgttaccttggttgcgattatgatcgcctttgtttttgcatttaaatattttacatagtttcaatgtatggtttaattaattagatgctctggagagctatatgttgttagatgagaactatgtatgtactttggttttaatgtgatgatgaacttctattaatttgaacacttaattatatataatgcacgcagatgaaccggcaatggatgtacggtgacagacacacctccgagtacattaagggcgtgcatgagtttctcgatgcggctgaggcaaacaagcagaatggttttatgtattgtccatgcactaaatgtgggaatacggtgtcttactctaaccggaaaatccttcacacccacctgctttacaagggtttcatgccacactataatgtttggatgaggcacggagaaataggggttatgatggaagacgacgaagaagaagagtacgatgacaactatgtgccccctaaataccgtgatgctgcaacggggggagctggtgaagatcaagaggaaccagaagatgtgcccaatgatgctgcaacgggtgaagctgctgaagattaAGAGGAACCaaacgatgtgcccgatgatgatgatctccgccgggtcattgtcgatgcaaggacgcaatgcgaaagtcaaaaggagaagctgaagttcgatcgcatgttagaggatcaaaAAAAAGGGTTGTActccaattgcgaagatggcaacacaaagctcggtaccgtactggaattgctgcagtggaaggcagataatgctgtgcctgacaaaggatttgagaagctactgaaaatattgaagaagaagcttccaaaggataacgaattgcccgacagtacatacgcagtaAAGAAGGTCGTAttccctctaggattggaggtggagaagacacatgcatgccctaatgactgcatcctataccgcggtgcatacaaggatctgaccgcatgcccggtatgcggtgcattgcggtataagattagacgagatgaccctggtgatgttcaCGGCGAGCCCcacaggaagagggttcctgcgaaggtgatgtggtatgctcctataataccacggttgaaatgtctgttcagaaacggaaagcatgccaagtcgatgcgatggcacagtgaggaccataagaaagacgggaagttgagagcacccgctgacgggtcgcagtggagaaaaatcgtgAGAAAGTACTgagatgagtttgcaaaggacccaaggaacgtatggtttgctttaagcgcggatggcattaatcctttcggggagcagagcagcaatcacagcacctggcctgtgactctatgtatgtataaccttcctccttggatgtgcatgaagcggaagttcattatgat from Triticum urartu cultivar G1812 chromosome 3, Tu2.1, whole genome shotgun sequence encodes:
- the LOC125546279 gene encoding wheatwin-1, coding for MAARLMLVVALLCAAAAAATAQQATNVRATYHYYRPAQNNWDLGAPAVSAYCATWDASKPLSWRSKYGWTAFCGPAGAHGQASCGKCLQVTNPATGAQITARIVDQCANGGLDLDWDTVFTKIDTNGIGYQQGHLNVNYQFVDCRD